In a genomic window of Accipiter gentilis chromosome 23, bAccGen1.1, whole genome shotgun sequence:
- the THUMPD3 gene encoding tRNA (guanine(6)-N2)-methyltransferase THUMP3 has protein sequence MAEAEAVGGAGEAPAPAEGGAELTAVIGATVPTGFELTAAEEVQEKLGSASRISRDRGKIYFEVPARGLPQVHRLRSVDNLFVVVQEFKDYQFKENKEDALKDLEDLVKKLPWTDPLKVWELNNSLKKKKTKRKKHNLQSTASKEKLNEDGQGEGTDQKDASKQEGCAQNAAGVEPASGQDTEKTQGVASQNGEEEEEEDNEQADAKDELQAGSGSETKVGDSKTSEGEAKVLKFRVTCNRAGDKHSFTSNEAARDFGGAVQEHFQWKADMTNFDVEVLLNIHNNEVVVGIALTEESLHRRNITHFGPTTLRSTLAYGMLRLCDPQPTDIIVDPMCGTGAIPIEGATEWPSCYHIAGDNNPQAVKRAANNICSLLKKNENKESSTSLGIPLDIIQWDICNLPLRTGSVDIIVTDMPFGKRIGSKKKNWDLYPACLMEMGRICTPGTGRAALLTQDKKCFAKALSRMGHIWRKGQTVWVNVGGLHAAVYLLKRTWERAEEKRSFW, from the exons ATGGCGGAAGCGGAGGCGGTCGGCGGCGCGGGggaggccccggccccggccgagGGGGGCGCGGAGCTCACGGCCGTTATCGGCGCCACCGTGCCCACGGGCTTCGAGCTGACGGCGGCCGAGGAGGTGCAGGAGAAGCTGGGCTCGGCCTCCAGGATCAGCAGGGACCGGGGGAAGATCTACTTCGAGGTCCCGGCCCGGGGCCTGCCGCAG GTCCATCGCCTAAGGTCAGTGGAtaatttatttgttgttgttcaggAGTTCAAAGACTatcaatttaaagaaaataag gaAGATGCTCTAAAGGATTTGGAAGATTTGGTTAAAAAACTGCCTTGGACCGATCCATTGAAAGTTTGGGAGCTGAACaacagcttaaaaaagaaaaagacaaaacgcAAAAAACATAATCTGCAGAGTACTGCAAGCAAAGAGAAGTTGAATGAGGATGGACAAGGGGAAGGAACAGATCAAAAAGACGCTAGTAAACAGGAGGGCTGTGCCCAAAACGCTGCAGGTGTAGAACCTGCTAGCGGCCAGGATACAGAAAAGACACAAGGAGTGGCATCCCaaaatggggaagaggaggaggaggaggataatGAACAAGCAGATGCTAAAGACGAATTGCAGGCGGGTTCTGGGAGTGAGACCAAGGTTGGTGACAGTAAGACAAGCGAAGGAGAGGCGAAGGTGTTGAAGTTCCGTGTTACGTGCAACAGAGCAGGAGACAAGCACAGTTTCACGTCAAACGAGGCTGCGAGAGACTTCGGTGGAGCTGTGCAGGAGCACTTCCAGTGGAAAGCTGACATGACTAACTTTGATGTAGAG GTTCTTCTGAATATTCACAATAATGAAGTAGTTGTGGGTATTGCATTAACTGAAGAGAGTCTTCACAGAAGAAATATTACACATTTTGGACCCACAACTCTTCGTTCAACTCTTGCTTATGGCATGCTTAG aCTCTGTGATCCACAGCCAACGGATATCATAGTTGATCCCATGTGTGGTACAGGTGCAATACCAATAGAG GGAGCTACAGAATGGCCTAGCTGCTACCATATTGCTGGTGATAACAACCCACAAGCTGTAAAAAGAGCAGCAAACAACATCTGTTCTTTactaaagaaaaatgagaataagGAAAG CAGTACTTCCCTGGGCATACCCTTAGACATCATTCAGTGGGATATTTGCAACCTCCCTTTGCGGACTGGTTCTGTGGACATTATTGTGACAGACATGCCATTTGGAAAGAG GATAGGGTCAAAGAAGAAGAACTGGGATCTCTATCCAGCCTGCCTTATGGAGATGGGCAGGATCTGCAcaccagggacaggcagggctgcgcTGCTTACGCAGGACAAGAAATGCTTTGCCAAG GCCTTGTCACGAATGGGACACATCTGGCGCAAAGGTCAGACCGTATGGGTGAATGTAGGGGGACTTCATGCTGCAGTGTACCTTCTGAAACGCACCtgggaaagagcagaagaaaaaaggtcaTTCTGGTAA